The Impatiens glandulifera chromosome 3, dImpGla2.1, whole genome shotgun sequence genome contains a region encoding:
- the LOC124932132 gene encoding uncharacterized protein LOC124932132 — MANLLLVFFFFLLLSSLSLAPPPDHDQTLTTILFGTIGRSTYAFDIYTLPLQSPFSPTKSQELRITDGVSINYNGYFPASSNTSSLPSLNLVYVSERFGSATIFLDKVHYHGGGGLHNRVQVQLVGGLTNSLKDRPSLVGEYLVYVSTHENPGVPRKSWNAVYSTHIPTGSTRRLSPYGVADFSPAVSPNGVWTAVASSGEKGWNGELEDLNTGIYVFMTKDGSFRVKVVDHGGWPCWGDDSTLYYHRKSDDGWWSVYRATLKTSKLGFDAVAAVETERVTPPGVHAFTPAVSISDKNLVVVSTRRPSSEYRHIELFDLTTKAFVSVTEHVSPHTHHFNPFISSDSKWIGYHRCRGGDKTKTGKDLVVLEPIQSPLPKTSAIRVGGVFPVSSPEGDRIAYVNMPGLYVINNDGSNKREITSSFAFSLAWDPKRKGTLYTNIGPSLANVSTDVHVVSIDVDDPNLTMKILTTGGKNNAFPSPSPDGKWIVFRSGRTGYKNLYIMDAENGEKGSLFKLTSGPWTDTMCHWSPDGEWIAFMSNKDNPNSRTFKIYMIHPNGTGLREVVESGSTSGLASHPWFSPDSKSIVFTSDLAGVSAEPISVPNQFDPFGDIFTIGIDGSHLTRLTHNAYGDGTPTWASKFIRPHNNGVVVAKNNGSPCNFDDILWLNKYPNKTNVVSSKFTMQVPCG; from the coding sequence ATGGCCAACCTTCTacttgtcttcttcttcttcctccttctTTCTTCACTATCATTAGCACCGCCGCCGGACCATGATCAAACTCTCACCACCATACTCTTTGGCACCATAGGAAGATCAACCTACGCCTTCGATATCTATACCCTCCCATTGCAATCTCCTTTCTCACCAACCAAATCTCAAGAACTTCGAATAACCGACGGCGTATCAATCAACTACAACGGTTATTTCCCCGCCTCCTCCAACACATCATCATTACCCTCGTTAAACCTAGTTTATGTCTCGGAGCGATTCGGATCCGCCACCATTTTTCTCGACAAGGTTCACTATCACGGCGGAGGAGGACTCCATAACCGGGTTCAAGTTCAGCTTGTGGGTGGTTTAACCAACTCGTTAAAGGATAGGCCGAGTTTGGTAGGGGAATATTTAGTATACGTTTCTACTCATGAGAATCCTGGCGTACCTAGGAAAAGTTGGAATGCGGTTTACTCTACACACATCCCAACCGGGTCGACCCGACGGTTATCACCTTATGGAGTGGCGGATTTCAGTCCGGCGGTTTCGCCGAATGGTGTTTGGACGGCCGTGGCTTCTTCTGGTGAGAAGGGATGGAACGGGGAGTTGGAGGATTTGAATACCGGTATTTATGTTTTCATGACTAAAGATGGTTCTTTTAGAGTTAAGGTGGTGGATCATGGCGGTTGGCCTTGTTGGGGAGATGATTCTACTTTGTATTATCATAGGAAAAGTGATGATGGTTGGTGGAGTGTTTATAGAGCGACTCTAAAAACGTCAAAGCTAGGGTTTGACGCGGTGGCGGCGGTGGAGACTGAGCGAGTCACTCCTCCGGGTGTGCATGCGTTCACGCCGGCTGTGTCTATCTCCGACAAGAATCTTGTTGTGGTCTCCACTAGGCGACCTAGTTCGGAATACCGACACATAGAGTTGTTTGACCTAACCACTAAAGCATTTGTTTCGGTTACCGAACATGTTTCGCCTCATACCCATCATTTCAACCCGTTTATCTCGTCGGATTCAAAGTGGATCGGGTATCATAGATGTAGAGGAGGAGACAAAACCAAAACGGGTAAGGACTTGGTGGTGTTGGAACCGATTCAAAGCCCATTGCCGAAAACTAGTGCTATTCGGGTGGGTGGGGTTTTTCCGGTGTCGTCGCCCGAGGGGGATCGAATTGCTTATGTTAACATGCCGGGTCTTTATGTCATCAATAATGACGGTTCGAATAAACGTGAGATTACATCCTCGTTTGCGTTTTCACTTGCATGGGATCCTAAACGAAAAGGAACTTTGTACACCAATATCGGACCATCGTTAGCAAACGTAAGTACCGATGTTCATGTAGTCTCTATTGACGTTGACGACCCGAATCTGACTATGAAAATATTGACTACGGGCGGTAAAAATAACGCATTCCCCTCCCCATCGCCAGACGGAAAATGGATAGTTTTTAGGTCGGGTCGGACCGGGTATAAGAATTTGTACATAATGGATGCTGAAAATGGGGAAAAGGGTAGTCTTTTTAAGCTTACGTCGGGTCCGTGGACGGATACAATGTGTCATTGGTCACCTGATGGTGAGTGGATTGCATTTATGTCTAATAAAGATAACCCTAATTCAAGaactttcaaaatatatatgattcatCCGAACGGGACGGGGCTTCGAGAGGTTGTTGAAAGTGGTTCGACTAGTGGACTAGCTAGCCATCCGTGGTTTAGCCCGGATAGTAAGAGTATCGTGTTCACGTCAGATTTGGCTGGTGTTTCGGCCGAGCCAATCTCGGTTCCGAATCAATTCGATCCTTTTGGTGATATATTTACAATTGGAATAGATGGTTCACATTTAACAAGATTGACTCATAATGCCTACGGAGATGGAACCCCGACGTGGGCTTCCAAGTTTATACGACCACACAATAATGGTGTCGTCGTAGCTAAAAACAACGGGTCGCCATGCAATTTTGACGATATCTTATGGCTCAACAAATatcctaacaaaacaaatgtgGTTTCGTCTAAGTTTACAATGCAAGTTCCATGTGGATAA
- the LOC124931982 gene encoding bifunctional nuclease 2-like, which yields MGSLRGPVICPAVRAKQAGGPLSMTKFINSGLWGSSQKIKGAKRNEGYQLNVRKWKGIQCGYSSSSDGNNSMAENFNDKDEDYVNSSVIEAVEVKNGPEGFLVKMRDGNHLRCTHNLTQAGRLPDYAPHPAIVLKMEDGSGLILPIIVLEMPSALLMAALRNVQIVRPTMYQVVQEMIDKMGYAVKLVRVTKRVHEAYFAQLYLTKVGNEAESVSFDLRPSDAINIAVRCKVPIQVNRHLAYNDGMRVMELGKQSSPQSSVSEGLLFTELDRPNGKPCNESKEFDIVQNMWMAADEERYKDAAQWKDKLSQFRSKKKWT from the exons ATGGGATCTTTGCGAGGACCGGTGATTTGCCCAGCTGTTAGAGCAAAGCAAGCTGGTGGAcctttgtccatgaccaaattcATCAACAGTGGATTATGGGGATCATCTCAAAAGATCAAAGGGGCAAAGAGAAATGAAGGCTATCAACTAAATGTGAGGAAATGGAAGGGAATACAATGTGGTTATAGTTCATCATCTGATGGTAATAACAGTATGGCGGAGAATTTTAACGACAAGGATGAAGATTATGTAAACTCGAGTGTGATTGAAGCAG TTGAGGTGAAGAATGGACCTGAAGGTTTCTTGGTGAAGATGCGTGATGGTAACCATTTAAGGTGTACTCATAACCTAACTCAGGCTGGGCGTTTACCTGATTATGCTCCGCATCCTGCTATTGTACTGAAGATGGAAGATGGATCTGGGCTTATACTTCCTATAATTGTCT TGGAGATGCCAAGTGCATTGCTGATGgctgccctgcgaaatgtccaAATT GTTCGGCCTACTATGTATCAAGTTGTGCAAGAGATGATTGACAAGATGGGATATGCT GTGAAGCTTGTTAGAGTGACGAAGAGAGTGCACGAGGCGTATTTTGCTCAATTATATCTCACAAAG GTGGGTAATGAAGCAGAGAGTGTAAGCTTTGATCTTCGACCTTCTGATGCCATTAATATTGCAGTAAGATGCAAG GTGCCCATACAAGTCAATAGACACTTAGCATATAATGATGGGATGAGAGTTATGGAATTGGGAAAGCAATCTTCTCCTCAGAGCTCAGTATCTGAAGGGCTACTGTTTACTGAACTGGACAG GCCGAATGGAAAACCATGCAATGAGTCAAAGGAATTTGATATTGTTCAGAACATGTGGATGGCCGCTGACGAAGAGCGCTATAAAGATGCAG CCCAGTGGAAAGACAAACTATCTCAGTTCAGGTCAAAGAAAAAGTGGACATAG